One part of the Flavobacterium johnsoniae UW101 genome encodes these proteins:
- a CDS encoding KAP family P-loop NTPase fold protein, with translation MERILKLKIFLKSKLSFFFEAIINLFGKILVFLKSNFNVFFSWLVLVTIVLIFQNKIATFLAENSIIKHVDVKKQSFNLAFVTLVLIFLIRFFWFIVKNYRISQKQNYFIFLFSSIYFFLRNDENDSLYFSYLSRRHELYYSDIILLIAILSILLIFRNIFLRNWSLYDNIVSWFDELIKKGEHVKSSFLIEDIPLNNTNINDNEKVIDEVVKAVINLKPSYSFIIGINSIWGIGKTSFLKRLEYKLTIQKIHNESKPITFWFNAWQHQDEKSIINNFFNQLKKELSVFSGDSENSIDNYLKEMLALADNKYLNFFKSITDSIFSNGDSIKESYDEINVIIEEINRKIIVFVDDIDRLNKVEILETLRILRNIANFKNVVFVCGFDREYVVKQSQIDNHYLDKIFNLEINLTTQNQKGFVSFFSELINSSSGYDNDEKNILIESVNKIFYADEESSIDISSLIKMTRENNTNQEGFKNEEVLAKIPLIPSFFFESRRDVKKFYNELYINFKTLGSNISDINLEKYLLLKLLLFKYKWMHKNFASKRINSWLGSEPVLRFKELNLKKLLLNKEIENQDSYIIFSVLLLLFPENGLHNHSPEINQKRYFPIYFSNNVFNECLTYYQLTDAIKNNRVKKLLTDIVNGKENERSIINDIKLFLLKPENIDNINEYKQVVDLIKNGDLGKVDEMKILNFLHLGEKNFGIEYKKLLAFIFTNFEDPFGSFALDLSIYYRKYPLDSSRNKYKLEDGIDHKTIDALKILNKEVLKKLNLVILRKEINAKNLDTKMILSNFNRFYEIYFTDLKFGFFYEEYKVIIKGYMTENFENIFLANNVEKTISDMDTTLLTNLFENDIDKKEFVEVLKMQVDGKVNGTSKPMNGIIYREGGLNNFIKYVEDIENLISPEKIEIYKEFLVWLHTFRDNFYLGKPTTKEVSDFKNGIRNNVN, from the coding sequence ATGGAGAGAATATTAAAACTAAAAATTTTCTTAAAAAGTAAATTATCATTTTTTTTTGAAGCAATAATAAATCTATTTGGTAAAATATTAGTCTTTCTAAAAAGCAATTTTAATGTTTTTTTTTCTTGGTTAGTTTTGGTTACAATAGTTTTGATTTTTCAAAATAAAATTGCAACTTTTTTAGCAGAAAATTCTATCATAAAACATGTTGATGTTAAAAAACAAAGTTTCAATTTAGCATTTGTAACATTAGTACTGATATTCTTGATTCGTTTTTTTTGGTTTATAGTAAAAAACTATAGAATTTCTCAAAAACAGAACTATTTTATCTTTTTATTTAGTTCAATTTACTTCTTTCTTAGGAATGATGAAAATGACTCTTTATATTTTTCATATTTAAGTAGAAGACACGAATTATATTATTCTGATATAATATTACTAATTGCAATTTTATCAATTTTATTAATCTTTAGAAATATATTTTTAAGAAATTGGAGTTTATATGATAATATAGTTAGTTGGTTTGATGAATTGATCAAAAAAGGCGAACATGTTAAATCCTCTTTTTTAATAGAAGACATTCCTCTAAATAATACAAATATTAACGATAATGAAAAAGTAATTGATGAGGTTGTAAAGGCTGTAATAAATTTAAAACCATCTTATTCATTTATAATAGGAATAAACTCAATATGGGGAATTGGTAAAACAAGTTTTTTGAAACGTCTAGAATATAAACTTACCATTCAAAAAATACACAATGAAAGTAAGCCAATAACTTTTTGGTTTAATGCTTGGCAACATCAGGATGAAAAATCAATAATTAATAATTTTTTCAATCAATTAAAAAAAGAACTATCAGTATTTTCAGGAGATTCTGAAAATTCAATCGACAATTATTTAAAAGAAATGCTGGCTTTAGCCGACAATAAATATTTAAATTTCTTTAAATCAATAACTGATAGCATATTCTCTAATGGAGATAGTATAAAAGAGTCTTATGATGAAATAAATGTTATCATTGAGGAAATTAATAGAAAAATAATTGTATTTGTTGATGATATTGATAGATTAAATAAAGTTGAAATTTTAGAGACATTACGGATTTTACGTAATATAGCAAATTTTAAAAATGTTGTTTTTGTCTGTGGTTTTGATAGAGAATATGTGGTCAAACAATCGCAAATTGATAATCATTATCTCGATAAAATTTTCAATTTAGAAATTAATTTAACTACACAAAATCAAAAAGGATTTGTTTCTTTTTTTAGTGAATTAATTAATAGTTCGTCTGGCTACGATAATGATGAAAAAAATATATTAATAGAATCTGTTAATAAAATATTTTATGCAGATGAAGAAAGCAGTATTGATATTAGTTCACTCATTAAAATGACACGCGAAAATAACACAAATCAAGAAGGTTTTAAAAATGAAGAAGTTTTAGCCAAAATACCTTTAATTCCTTCATTTTTCTTTGAATCAAGAAGGGATGTTAAAAAATTTTATAACGAATTATATATTAATTTTAAAACTCTGGGTAGCAACATTTCGGATATTAATCTTGAGAAATACTTATTATTGAAACTATTATTATTCAAATATAAATGGATGCATAAAAATTTTGCTTCGAAAAGAATAAATTCTTGGCTTGGAAGTGAACCTGTTTTGAGGTTTAAAGAATTAAATTTAAAAAAATTATTGCTGAATAAGGAAATAGAAAATCAAGATAGTTATATAATTTTTTCAGTTTTACTTCTCTTATTTCCAGAAAATGGTTTGCATAATCATTCTCCAGAAATAAATCAAAAAAGATATTTTCCTATCTATTTCAGTAACAATGTATTTAATGAATGTCTGACTTATTATCAGCTAACTGATGCTATTAAAAATAATAGAGTTAAAAAACTTTTAACAGATATTGTAAATGGGAAAGAAAATGAAAGGTCAATTATAAATGATATAAAATTATTTTTGCTAAAACCTGAGAATATAGATAATATTAATGAATACAAACAAGTCGTAGATTTAATCAAAAATGGTGATTTGGGTAAAGTTGATGAAATGAAAATTCTTAATTTTTTGCATTTAGGCGAGAAAAATTTTGGAATTGAGTACAAGAAATTGTTAGCTTTTATTTTTACAAATTTTGAAGATCCTTTCGGATCTTTTGCATTAGATTTAAGTATCTATTATAGAAAATATCCTCTTGATTCTTCAAGAAACAAATATAAACTTGAGGACGGCATTGATCATAAAACAATTGATGCTTTAAAGATTTTGAATAAAGAAGTTCTAAAGAAACTAAATTTAGTAATTCTCAGAAAAGAAATAAATGCTAAAAATTTGGATACTAAAATGATTTTATCAAATTTTAATAGATTCTATGAAATATATTTTACAGACCTTAAATTCGGATTTTTTTATGAAGAATATAAGGTAATCATAAAGGGTTATATGACTGAAAATTTTGAAAATATTTTTTTAGCTAATAATGTAGAGAAAACAATTTCAGATATGGATACAACTTTATTGACCAATCTTTTTGAAAATGATATTGATAAAAAAGAATTTGTAGAGGTATTAAAAATGCAAGTTGACGGCAAAGTTAATGGAACATCTAAGCCAATGAATGGAATAATTTATAGAGAAGGAGGATTGAATAATTTTATTAAATATGTTGAAGATATAGAGAATTTAATTAGCCCAGAAAAAATAGAAATTTATAAAGAGTTTTTAGTATGGTTACATACATTTAGAGATAATTTTTACTTAGGTAAACCAACTACAAAAGAAGTAAGTGATTTTAAAAATGGAATTCGTAATAATGTTAATTGA
- a CDS encoding mechanosensitive ion channel family protein: MENFVQDVFKHLENYYYSIVDLTPKFILAVLVVLVSWFIASRVGIFAGNRLKVKMHDRLLAVFIARLIKSVLIIIGILFMFRIIGLEGVAQSMLAGAGISAFVIGFALKDIGENFLAGILLAFKRPFSIGDIIESNGVKGEVINLNLRDTEVKSDSKIIYIPNALLIKNTLINYNSEGFLLQTFTVGLEYGSDYTRAIELVKEVLGNSEDVTKKDHENAAVITDVAAAGVIQLNIRYWVKTASTAENSECRSKIIAAVLKKLKENEFVLK, encoded by the coding sequence ATGGAAAATTTCGTTCAGGATGTCTTTAAGCATTTAGAAAACTATTATTACAGTATTGTAGATCTTACGCCAAAATTTATTCTGGCCGTTTTAGTTGTTCTCGTTTCGTGGTTTATCGCAAGCCGAGTGGGCATTTTTGCCGGAAACCGACTCAAAGTGAAAATGCACGATCGCCTTCTGGCAGTTTTTATTGCACGTTTAATAAAATCGGTTTTAATTATTATTGGAATCTTATTTATGTTCCGAATTATTGGTCTTGAAGGCGTTGCCCAAAGCATGCTTGCCGGAGCGGGAATTTCGGCTTTTGTAATTGGTTTTGCACTTAAAGATATTGGAGAAAATTTTCTTGCCGGAATTCTTCTGGCTTTCAAACGTCCGTTTTCTATTGGCGATATTATCGAAAGCAACGGCGTAAAAGGCGAAGTCATCAACCTCAACCTGCGCGATACCGAAGTAAAAAGCGACTCGAAAATCATATATATTCCAAATGCGCTTCTTATAAAAAACACGCTCATTAACTACAACAGTGAAGGTTTTCTGCTTCAGACTTTCACAGTTGGGCTTGAATATGGTTCTGATTATACCCGCGCCATCGAACTCGTAAAAGAAGTTCTTGGAAACAGCGAAGATGTAACCAAAAAAGACCACGAAAATGCAGCCGTAATTACCGATGTTGCCGCTGCGGGTGTTATTCAGCTCAATATTCGGTATTGGGTTAAAACGGCATCAACGGCTGAAAATTCAGAATGCCGCTCTAAAATTATTGCCGCAGTTTTAAAGAAATTGAAGGAAAATGAGTTTGTGTTGAAATAG
- a CDS encoding FAD-binding and (Fe-S)-binding domain-containing protein, with amino-acid sequence MLTQSHLDQLASELEGTLLYDDLHKTLYSTDASVYRIRPNAVALPKSTADISRLIRFAAQHNISVTPRTAGTSLAGQAVGDGLVIDVSKNFTKILGYNAEKKTVTVQPGVIRDELNLYLKPHGVFFAPITSTSNRAMIGGMVGNNSSGTTSIRYGVTRDKIAEVKAILSDGTEVAFGELTSAEFIEKTKGDSLENKIYKSVYDELSVKENQEEIIREFPKPEIHRRNTGYAVDILLKSELFGGTEPTINLGKLLCGSEGTLAFTTEVTLKVDDLPPPHSIMVVGHYHTIQESLESVVVAMKHHLYTCEMIDDTILDCTKTNREHIKNRFFLVGEPKAIMLFEVASHTLEDAEKQADALIADLEKNNFGYARVKIYGNDIDKANELRKAGLGLLGSIVGDDKAADSIEDTAVELSDLPAYIAEFSAMMLRHGQEAIYYAHAGAGELHLRPVLNLKKTSDLKLFRTIATEVAHLVKKYRGSLSGEHGDGIVRGEFIPFMIGDKNYELLKRIKLAFDPNSVLNIGKIVNALKMDENHRVVSGRVEPDIKTFQDFSDSLGILRAAEKCNGSGDCRKMPSAGGAMCPSYRATRNEKETTRARANALREYLTYSEKENKFDQKELYEVFELCVSCKACASECPSNVDVATLKAEFLYQYQKANGFSTRNKIFANNAKLNKMGSKFPSITNFISNQSLVKKTMGIATERQVPLLAKKTFRKWYQNNKPATSDFPNGRLYLFIDEFTNYYDVNIGIDAFELLTKLGYQVLVVDHEESGRTYLSKGFLEEAKKIANHNVNIFKDLILANAPLIGIEPSAILTFRDEYLRLADDKEAAEKLSRNAFTIEEFFKKEIIDGKITPDSFSDETKEIKIHGHCHQKSLSSVEATFAMLNLPKNNTVTIYNSGCCGMAGSFGYEKEHYQVSMQMGEDTLFPKVRNTAENVKIAAAGTSCRHQIYDGTKREAQHPVSILRNCLR; translated from the coding sequence ATGTTGACCCAATCTCATTTAGATCAATTAGCCAGCGAACTCGAAGGCACACTTTTGTACGATGATCTTCATAAAACACTTTATTCGACAGACGCATCAGTATATCGGATTCGGCCAAATGCGGTGGCTTTGCCTAAATCTACGGCAGATATCAGCAGGTTAATTCGCTTTGCGGCGCAGCATAATATTTCAGTTACACCAAGAACTGCCGGAACTTCACTCGCAGGACAAGCAGTTGGAGACGGACTTGTGATTGATGTTTCGAAAAATTTCACAAAAATATTAGGTTATAATGCCGAAAAAAAAACGGTTACGGTTCAGCCCGGAGTTATTCGCGATGAACTGAATTTGTATTTGAAACCGCACGGCGTATTTTTCGCTCCAATTACATCAACCTCAAACCGAGCCATGATTGGCGGTATGGTAGGAAATAATTCATCTGGAACGACTTCTATTCGTTATGGTGTTACACGTGATAAAATTGCCGAGGTAAAAGCGATTTTGAGCGACGGAACAGAAGTAGCTTTTGGCGAATTGACTTCAGCAGAATTTATTGAGAAAACCAAAGGTGATTCTTTAGAAAATAAAATCTACAAAAGTGTTTACGACGAACTTTCGGTAAAAGAGAATCAGGAAGAAATTATAAGAGAATTTCCAAAACCGGAAATTCATAGAAGAAATACAGGTTACGCCGTTGATATTCTGTTAAAATCAGAATTATTTGGCGGAACTGAACCCACAATCAATCTTGGGAAATTACTTTGCGGAAGCGAAGGAACGCTGGCTTTTACAACCGAAGTGACGTTGAAAGTAGACGATCTTCCTCCGCCTCACAGCATTATGGTTGTCGGACATTATCATACCATTCAGGAATCTTTAGAATCGGTTGTCGTGGCAATGAAACATCATTTGTACACTTGCGAAATGATCGACGATACGATTTTGGATTGTACAAAAACGAATCGTGAGCATATTAAAAACCGTTTCTTTTTGGTTGGAGAACCAAAAGCGATTATGTTATTTGAAGTGGCTTCTCACACTCTAGAAGATGCAGAGAAACAAGCCGATGCTTTGATTGCTGATTTAGAGAAAAACAATTTTGGTTATGCGCGAGTAAAAATCTACGGAAATGATATTGACAAAGCCAACGAACTCAGAAAAGCAGGTCTTGGACTTTTGGGAAGTATTGTAGGCGACGATAAAGCTGCAGATTCGATTGAGGATACAGCGGTAGAATTAAGCGATTTACCTGCTTATATTGCGGAGTTTTCGGCGATGATGTTACGTCACGGACAGGAAGCGATTTATTATGCGCATGCGGGTGCGGGAGAACTGCATTTGCGTCCGGTTTTGAATTTGAAGAAAACATCTGATTTAAAATTATTTAGAACCATTGCGACAGAAGTGGCGCATTTGGTGAAAAAATACAGAGGTTCGTTGAGTGGTGAACACGGAGACGGAATCGTGCGCGGAGAGTTTATTCCGTTTATGATTGGCGATAAGAATTACGAATTGCTGAAAAGAATCAAATTAGCGTTTGATCCGAATTCGGTTTTAAATATCGGAAAAATTGTCAACGCCTTGAAAATGGACGAAAATCATCGTGTAGTTTCAGGAAGGGTAGAACCGGATATTAAAACGTTTCAGGATTTCTCAGATAGTTTAGGAATTTTGCGTGCAGCCGAAAAATGCAACGGTTCTGGCGATTGCCGAAAAATGCCATCGGCAGGCGGTGCAATGTGTCCGAGTTATCGTGCGACTCGAAATGAAAAAGAAACGACTCGTGCAAGAGCGAATGCATTGAGAGAATATTTGACGTATTCTGAAAAAGAAAACAAATTTGACCAAAAAGAATTATACGAAGTTTTTGAGTTATGTGTAAGCTGTAAAGCCTGCGCAAGCGAATGTCCGAGTAATGTTGATGTTGCAACTCTGAAAGCCGAGTTTTTATATCAATATCAAAAAGCAAACGGATTCTCTACTAGAAACAAGATTTTTGCCAACAATGCCAAACTGAACAAAATGGGAAGCAAATTCCCGTCGATTACGAATTTTATTTCGAATCAGTCTTTGGTTAAAAAAACAATGGGAATTGCGACTGAAAGACAAGTACCGCTTTTAGCAAAAAAGACTTTTAGAAAATGGTATCAAAATAATAAACCTGCGACATCAGATTTTCCAAACGGGAGATTGTATTTGTTTATAGATGAATTCACAAATTATTACGACGTAAATATCGGAATCGATGCTTTTGAATTATTGACAAAATTAGGGTATCAGGTTTTGGTTGTAGATCATGAAGAAAGCGGAAGAACGTATCTTTCAAAAGGATTTTTAGAAGAAGCCAAGAAAATAGCCAATCATAACGTAAATATTTTTAAAGATTTGATTTTGGCGAATGCACCTTTAATTGGAATTGAACCTTCGGCGATTTTGACTTTTAGAGATGAATATCTTCGTTTAGCCGATGATAAAGAAGCCGCAGAAAAACTATCCCGAAATGCTTTTACAATTGAAGAATTTTTCAAAAAAGAAATCATCGATGGAAAAATAACGCCGGATTCTTTTTCTGATGAAACGAAAGAAATTAAAATTCACGGACATTGTCATCAGAAATCGTTAAGTTCCGTCGAGGCAACTTTCGCAATGCTGAATCTGCCTAAAAATAATACGGTTACGATTTACAACTCTGGCTGCTGCGGCATGGCGGGTTCGTTTGGCTACGAAAAAGAACATTATCAGGTAAGTATGCAAATGGGAGAGGATACACTTTTTCCAAAAGTGCGTAACACAGCTGAAAATGTAAAAATCGCTGCTGCAGGAACAAGCTGCCGTCATCAAATTTATGATGGAACAAAGCGAGAAGCACAGCATCCGGTTAGTATTTTGAGAAATTGTCTGCGTTGA
- a CDS encoding amino acid permease, translating into MALSSLFRKKTVQDILKQVAQNETDGHNALGKHLTTKDLTAFGIAAIVGAGIFSTIGKASADGGPAVIFLFLFTALACSFAAFAYAEFASMVPVSGSAYTYSYVAFGELIAWIIGWALIMEYAVGNITVAISWSDYFTGLLQSGGIHLPQWIQMDYLTASNGFKDAEALISAGKSPENLSLALQQAREAWITAPTIGSFHFVTDLPALFIIILITALVYRGMKESRNASNLMVVVKLCVVLLVIAVGVFYVDTANWDPFAPNGVGGVLKGVSAVFFAYIGFDAISTTAEECKNPQRDLPRGMMWAIIICTILYIAIALVLTGMVKYHELNVGDPLAFVFDKLDLKWMSGIIAVSAVVAMASVLLVFQMGQPRIWMSMSRDGLLPKKFSTVHPKFKTPSFATIVTGFVVAIPALFLNLTMVTDLCSIGTLFAFVLVCAGVLVLQNKPEIPRGKFKTPYINSKFILPVLMIAGLYYAFAFNNKATMAFINNDPQIYDATSIVTSLDKSESEQVFKYLESIEVNNKTAETSDLEHLLGQYQDDEAKYAEVVKGLPIADSAKYESGFGLFKHKIPMWIFLFVLVGLAVWAFRRNLSLIPLLGLICCLYMMAELSVWNWIYFTIWLLIGLLIYFTYSRKNSKLNVGNY; encoded by the coding sequence ATGGCATTATCAAGTTTATTCCGAAAGAAAACAGTACAGGATATTCTGAAGCAGGTTGCTCAGAATGAAACAGACGGTCATAATGCCTTAGGAAAACATTTGACAACTAAGGATTTAACAGCCTTCGGAATAGCGGCGATTGTTGGAGCGGGAATTTTCAGCACGATTGGAAAAGCCAGTGCAGACGGCGGACCAGCTGTAATTTTCTTGTTCTTATTTACTGCTTTGGCTTGTAGTTTTGCTGCCTTTGCTTACGCCGAATTTGCATCGATGGTTCCGGTTTCAGGAAGTGCTTATACGTATTCTTATGTTGCTTTTGGAGAATTAATTGCCTGGATAATCGGCTGGGCTTTAATTATGGAATATGCCGTTGGAAACATTACTGTTGCCATATCGTGGAGTGATTATTTTACCGGACTGCTCCAGAGTGGCGGTATTCATCTCCCGCAATGGATTCAGATGGATTATTTAACCGCTTCAAACGGTTTTAAAGATGCTGAAGCTTTAATAAGTGCAGGAAAATCTCCTGAAAATTTAAGTTTAGCTTTACAACAAGCGCGAGAGGCTTGGATAACTGCCCCAACAATTGGTTCTTTTCATTTTGTGACTGATTTACCGGCATTATTTATCATTATTTTGATTACAGCATTGGTGTATAGAGGAATGAAAGAATCTCGTAACGCCAGTAACTTAATGGTGGTTGTAAAACTATGCGTGGTTCTTTTAGTAATTGCAGTTGGGGTATTTTATGTTGATACAGCAAATTGGGATCCGTTTGCTCCAAATGGAGTTGGAGGGGTTTTAAAAGGAGTTTCAGCAGTTTTCTTTGCCTATATTGGTTTTGATGCAATTTCTACAACCGCAGAAGAATGTAAAAATCCGCAGAGAGATTTACCACGCGGCATGATGTGGGCTATTATTATTTGTACAATTCTTTATATTGCTATTGCTTTGGTTTTAACCGGAATGGTAAAATATCACGAATTAAATGTTGGAGATCCTCTTGCATTTGTTTTCGACAAATTAGACCTAAAATGGATGTCAGGAATTATTGCTGTGAGTGCAGTAGTGGCAATGGCGAGTGTTTTATTGGTTTTTCAAATGGGACAGCCTCGTATATGGATGAGTATGAGCCGTGATGGTTTATTACCAAAGAAATTTTCTACAGTTCACCCAAAATTCAAAACACCATCTTTTGCTACAATTGTAACAGGTTTTGTAGTGGCAATTCCGGCATTATTCTTAAATCTTACAATGGTAACTGATTTATGCAGTATCGGAACATTATTTGCCTTTGTATTAGTTTGTGCAGGAGTTTTAGTGTTGCAAAACAAGCCAGAAATTCCGAGAGGAAAATTCAAAACGCCTTATATCAATTCAAAATTTATTCTGCCAGTTTTAATGATTGCGGGATTGTATTATGCTTTTGCATTCAACAATAAAGCAACAATGGCGTTTATCAATAACGATCCGCAGATTTACGATGCAACTTCAATTGTTACTTCTTTAGATAAATCAGAATCAGAGCAGGTTTTTAAATATTTAGAAAGTATCGAAGTAAACAATAAAACTGCTGAAACATCAGATTTAGAGCATTTATTAGGACAATACCAAGACGACGAAGCAAAATATGCTGAAGTGGTAAAAGGATTGCCAATTGCAGATTCTGCAAAATATGAATCAGGTTTTGGTTTGTTCAAACACAAAATACCAATGTGGATTTTCCTATTCGTTTTAGTTGGATTAGCTGTTTGGGCTTTTAGAAGAAACTTGTCTTTAATTCCGCTATTAGGATTAATCTGCTGTTTGTATATGATGGCCGAATTAAGCGTTTGGAACTGGATTTATTTTACAATCTGGTTATTAATTGGACTATTAATCTACTTTACTTACAGTAGAAAAAACAGTAAACTAAACGTAGGTAATTATTAA
- a CDS encoding aminotransferase class I/II-fold pyridoxal phosphate-dependent enzyme yields the protein MKDFNPADKIQDLQYFGEFGGVNPSISDSSTYTFLSAKTMFDTFEGNMEGCYLYSRHSSPSNLYLDQALAAMEGTETANVSASGMGAITPTLLQLCGAGDHIVSSRTIYGGTYAFLKNFTPRFGIETSFVDITKLDIVEAAITPKTKVLYCETVSNPLLEVADIAGLAKIAKKHNLKLVVDNTFSPLSVSPAKLGADIVIHSLTKYINGSSDTVGGVTCASKEFINSLKNVNSGASMLLGPTMDSLRSASVMKNLRTLHIRIKQHSHNAHFLADQFEKDGLKTVYPGLKSHPSHELYKTMINPEYGFGGMLTIDVGTLEKANELMELMQKRNLGYLAVSLGFYKTLFSAPGTSTSSEIPLEEQKEMGLTDGLIRFSIGLDNDIDRTYEMMKQCMIELGILNSAKNHKEVFTEIH from the coding sequence ATGAAAGACTTTAACCCAGCAGATAAAATTCAGGATTTACAATACTTTGGAGAATTTGGCGGTGTGAATCCGTCGATTTCTGATTCTTCGACTTATACTTTTCTTTCGGCTAAAACCATGTTCGATACTTTCGAAGGAAATATGGAAGGCTGTTATTTATATTCTCGCCATTCGTCGCCAAGTAATTTATATCTCGATCAGGCTTTGGCAGCAATGGAAGGAACTGAAACGGCAAATGTTTCTGCATCTGGAATGGGAGCCATTACGCCTACTCTATTGCAATTGTGCGGTGCTGGCGACCATATCGTTTCAAGCCGAACAATTTATGGCGGAACTTACGCTTTTCTGAAAAACTTTACACCAAGATTTGGGATCGAAACAAGCTTTGTTGACATTACAAAATTAGACATTGTAGAAGCTGCGATTACGCCAAAAACGAAAGTTTTGTACTGCGAGACTGTTAGTAATCCGTTATTAGAAGTAGCAGATATTGCTGGTTTGGCTAAAATTGCTAAAAAACACAATTTGAAATTGGTTGTCGACAATACATTTTCACCGCTTTCTGTTTCTCCTGCAAAATTGGGGGCCGATATTGTGATTCATAGTTTAACAAAATACATTAACGGAAGCAGTGATACAGTTGGCGGTGTAACTTGTGCGTCGAAAGAATTTATTAATTCACTGAAAAATGTAAATTCTGGTGCAAGTATGCTTTTAGGACCTACAATGGATAGTCTGCGTTCTGCAAGTGTAATGAAAAATCTTCGCACGCTTCATATTAGAATTAAACAGCACAGTCATAATGCACATTTTTTAGCTGATCAATTTGAAAAAGACGGTCTAAAAACGGTTTATCCGGGATTAAAAAGTCATCCAAGTCATGAACTGTACAAAACGATGATTAATCCGGAATACGGTTTTGGAGGAATGCTGACGATTGATGTTGGTACTTTGGAAAAAGCCAATGAATTAATGGAGTTGATGCAGAAACGAAATTTAGGTTATCTGGCGGTAAGTTTAGGTTTTTACAAAACGTTATTCAGCGCGCCGGGAACCTCAACTTCGAGTGAAATTCCGCTTGAAGAACAAAAAGAAATGGGATTAACAGATGGTTTAATTCGTTTTTCGATTGGTTTGGATAATGATATTGACCGTACTTACGAAATGATGAAGCAATGTATGATTGAACTTGGGATTTTGAATTCCGCAAAAAATCACAAAGAAGTTTTCACAGAGATACACTAA
- a CDS encoding Lrp/AsnC family transcriptional regulator: MTLDATDKKLLVLLQTDSKKTTKELSLKLDLSVTAVYERIKKLEREGIIKNYVALVDKSKIEKGFVVFCHLKLIQHTKEFLTKFESEVIKLNEVLECHHVSGDYDYILKVLVKDMEAYREFLVTKLTSLQHIGSTQSMFMISEVKNSTVISF; this comes from the coding sequence ATGACTTTAGACGCCACAGATAAAAAACTTTTGGTTTTACTACAAACCGATAGTAAAAAAACAACCAAGGAATTATCCTTAAAACTCGATCTTTCTGTTACAGCGGTATATGAAAGAATTAAAAAGTTAGAACGCGAAGGAATAATCAAAAACTACGTCGCGTTAGTCGATAAATCCAAAATCGAAAAAGGATTTGTCGTTTTCTGTCATTTAAAACTCATTCAGCACACAAAAGAATTCCTAACCAAATTTGAAAGCGAAGTCATAAAACTTAATGAAGTTTTAGAATGCCATCACGTAAGCGGCGATTATGATTATATTTTAAAAGTCTTAGTAAAAGATATGGAAGCGTACAGGGAATTTTTAGTAACAAAACTGACTTCATTACAGCACATTGGAAGTACACAAAGCATGTTTATGATTAGCGAAGTGAAGAATTCAACGGTGATTTCTTTTTGA